AAGTGGTGCAGAGTGTTGGTGGCAGGTGTGGTGACACTGAGCCAAGTCAGTCTTGGTGTGGCCGACACGTTGTTAAAGTagctctggcctggctgctTTGCTCGGCTTGCTGCTGTTCTAAGTACAAACTGGCTCATCACTTATTCAGGTTGGGTAGCCAGAAGGATCAAAGTTCCTTTACACCTGTAGATGTTAAGAGTTGAGCTGACTAGCCAAGGGAATGGTATTGGAACTCTGGTAATCAccaacagatgaagaagacttcaTTCAGGAAGTAATTTCTAGTACCAtacccattttttttccaccttgtCCATAGTTGGCTTTTACTCCCTGCCCCAGAATTCTTTGTACGAGGATGATTAACATCTAACTGATGATTTGGTTTTCCAGTACACTCAGAAGAAGCACTGTTTTTACTGGCAACGTGTTACTACCGCTCAGGAAAGGCCTACAAAGCTTACAGGCTCCTAAAGGGACACAGCTGTACCACCCCACAGTGTAAATACCTGCTTGCAAAATGTTGTGTGGACCTCAGCAAGTAAGTAAATCCTTCGTGTTCTGTCCAGGGTTACAAATGGATTTATGTTTTTGCTTGGATTTCTCCCTGGGACATGTCATCTTGTATAAACTAAAAATTCATTGGTCTCTCAGCACAAAAGATTATAAGttcaatttattttgttttcacataTGATCTAATGAGCATTAACCCGTGTTACAAAAACCTCTAAAAGATGTTGAGTAACTTAGACAGGAATTGCCAAGCTGTGTAGAGAGAATGTGAGCTCATTTATACAGCTCTGCTTATTATTTTCTTGTGAGGATGGTCTGTGCTGATAGAAGCATACACCTACAAGTAAAATTTCAAGTGGTCTCAAGAAAAGGTGGTTTGTTTGTTCAGACCAGGTGTTTGGACTCTGATGCCTGAAAAATGCCTCCCACCCCAGCAGTTGTATAAAGTAATTTTGAAGCCTGACAGCCAGTGGCTCATTCTGtgtgagcagtgctgctcctgcaggtggAGAAGGTACAAACTGAGCCTTTGTTCTCCTTTTGAGCCCTTCTGGCAAGGAGGAAAGGCTCCAAAATCTCTGCCATATCCTGATACTGGCTCTTAACTCGGCCTTGCAGATTGTATTTCTTTGGGAAACAAAGCCAAATTAAGCACTGCTTTAGTTTAGGTGAAGCACCTTCAAAGATCTTGAAGATTATCTTGTCCTTTATCCTAGGATTGATCACTTTTGGAAAAGTCATGCCACTTTGTGcctctgggtttgttttgtttctcttccctCCCAGTAGAGCTGTTTGACTGCAGAGTCCTGAAGCTCCCTGTGGTAGAGGAATCCATTGGTTACTTAACCTTCATTTGCAGGAACTGGTTTTTGGTTTAAAACCTGTGAACACTGACAGTGGatttctgtttttgtttgcaGCAGGGTGAAAACACTGGACTTCCAGTACTGTGAGCCTTGTAACCCCTTTAAAcctcttgttttttaaaaaggcttGCAGAAGGAGAGCAGATCTTGTCTGGTGGAGTGTTGAATAAACAGAAAAGCCATGATGACATTGTTATGGAGTTTGGTGACTCTGCATGCTTTACACTCTCCTTACTGGGACATGTCTACTGGTAAGgttgctttttcattttgtccAGTAAAGTTGGAAGGTTTTTACTTGACCAAGCCCAGGTTTAGCCAAACATATCCTTGGTCATTACAGGAGACGCTTCTCTCTGGGTTACACCATTATTCCGGCAGATAGTTGTGGACTCAGTCTGATTTGGAAATGCAAGAATGGTTTAGTTTTCACCCAGAGATTGAAAACACAAATTCCTCTTTCCCAGGTGGATAAGAATGCAGTCCAAGAGTCTGATTAAAATATTAACCATCAATACTTAAGATGGCTGGAAGGCTGGCAATCAGGTTACTGTTGGCAAAAAAGAAGCAAGCTGTTGCAAAGAACTGCATCTTCCTAGAAATGAAAATTCTCAAGCTATTGTAGTGCTTATGTAACTTTTTTTGACAACTGTGTCTAAATATGTTAAGTAACTTCAAAAGAACGAAATTTTTCTCAGGcttgaaaaatgagaaatgtttcTATGCCTCTCAAcgtgtttttgtttttcaactcCTCTTCTGGAAAAGTCTCTTGAACAAAAGTACTGTTCTGAAGTTTCCCTGTGAACTGTTTCTTTTTGCAGCAAGACAGACCGGCTTGCCAAAGGATCAGAATGTTACCAAAAGAGCCTTAGTTTAAATCCTTTCCTCTGGTCCCCTTTTGAATCACTATGTGAAATAGGTgagtctgcagagctgttttacTCACATAATTCATTGGAGAGATTTTTGTGAGCAACAATTAACTTAAAAATACTTTGCCATTGTTTAAAATTtgtcttattttcttctgttcttattatttatacatttttagaTCTAACAATCCAAATGTGCTTTCCAGCCTACATTTAGTAGACACTTAGAAACTGTTTCTGAGAATAGCTTGAAcaaacaataaattaaaattattaaagatATTGATTGTCCATGGTTTTGTAGGTGAAGAATGGAAGAACACTTCCATTTTAGTCCAAAGGGCTCAGAGTGACCTGGTCTAGTGAAGGGTGTCCCTGCTTATTGCAGAGGGCTGGAGTGAGATGTTcgttaaggtcccttccaacacatcCCAAATGTTCTATGATTctaggaaatgttttaaaacactTCCCAAATCCTCTGTCCCTTGTTCTTGATTCAGACTGAATATTCAGTGTATAGACTCAGGAATAACTATTTAATCTCCTTCCACTGTTACAGGTGAAAAGCCAGACCCTGACCAAACATTTAAATTAACATCCTTACAGAACTTCAGCAGCTGTCTGCCCAACACTTGCACAACGTTGGTGTCTAATCATAACATATCCCACAGACAGCCTGAGAGTGTCCTCATGGAGACACCCCAGGACACAATTGTGAGTTTTGCTCGAATCATTGTAAAATCGTTTGCTAAAATCGGTTCTTTTTTCCAGCTTAACTGAAAAGTGTTAATTAAACTATACCCTAAGTACCTAAGAGCTGCCTTTTATTCTTCAGGAGTTGAACAGAATCAACCTAGAATCCTCCAATTCAAAGTATTCCTCCTTGAATTCGGATTCTTCCATGTCTTACATTGACTCGGCCGTGATTTCCTCGGATTCTGTCCCTCTGGGGTCAGGAACTGCCATATTGTCCAAACAGGctcaaaataaaccaaaaactGGACGGAGTTTGCTGGGGGGACCTGCAACTTTGAGCCCACTAACTCCAAGGTAAGTCCTTGGGATGGCcaagctgtgcccagggctgagcCGCTGCGGGTGTTTGGAGCAGGAGGGCTGGTGCTGCACAGCACTCTGACACATGTGGTGGTGGAGTTTGTGAACACTGCTCTACAGGGAAACCCAGAcagcttcagcagctgctcttgctCCTACTGTTGATCTCTTCTGGTTTTTAAACAAGCAGTTATTTGGAGAGGAATGGCTGATTGACAATATTGCTTATTGTCATGTTCtcacttgaaaaaaatctctgaaggAATATGCAACTGCTCTGGAATAAATTTCATTATGAAAGGCTGCTGTAAAGAGCTTTTCTTGAAGTACAACTCCTGATgatcctgtgggtcccttccagctcaggatattccatgaccTGGCTCTCTGTTTTAACCCCTGCATCAGACCAGCTCTCCAGGCCTAACATTCAGACACTGACCCTTCCTCTCTGATTTGTTCTCAGCTTTGGAATTTTGCCACTAGAAACCCCGAGCCCTGGAGATGGATCCTATTTACAGAACTACACCAATTCCTCCTCTGTAATTGATGTGCCATCCACTGGAGCACCTTCAAAGAAGGTACCTTGTGTTCTGGagctcagctgctcttctgAGAGCCTGACGCTGCAGTGCACTTTAAAGAAGAATCCataatacagagaaaaaaacgTGAGCTAAGTTTTCCGCCCCAGATGCCCAGGCTGTAGTTGCTGGACTAACCGAGGGAAGATCTGTGTTCTGTCCACCTCCCATCACAGACAGTTTGTGCAAGCAGTGGAGCTTCCAAACAACAGCAGATTCAAACATTTCAGTTTGCAGGGTAGAGTGTGAAGACTTGGActtcttgttttatttatttaatgtattttctgaAGCCCCAAGAGAGCTGAAGCTACTGATCTTTCGCAAGTAGTTTTTGAATTGTAGTTTACAGACCAGAGTAATAAAAATCCTGCTGCTGGTTTGTGAAGGACTGAGAGAATGGTGCTGTTTTACTCAGCAAAGGCTTGGGTAGGGGAAACTAAAAATTGTCCGTTTTACTCAGGAAGAAACTGCTGTAGTTACCATAGTGATAAATGAGAGGTGGAATGTTGGTGACAGTTGAAGAACTATTTGTTCCtttctaaaaacaaaaacctgaggatttttccctgtatttttaGTAAATCTACAAGTTGCATGAGGGATGTTGGTGTTTTGTAGGGGGCAGTATTTTGAAGTAGTGTTGGATCCCTCAAAAAGTAGAACTTGAGCTGCCGCGTTTGCTCTGGACAAATCTTGATGCTCCCCTTGCAAATTCTGAAAGGGAAAGGTGGGAACTGTACTAAAGTGGTCAGTTAGGAATGTGCTTTGCTTGGCTGATCCAATTCCCATCCTGTACTTGCTCAGGACCTATTGAAAACAATGGCTTGTGGTGGACTCTGCACATACAGGAAGGTAAATTTCCATGAAtctgaaaatggaaatgaagttAGTAAGGTGCAGCTCTTCTGAGAGCTGAAAAGCTTTGGGAAATCAAGTGggatttgctgctgttttgttgCTTTGCTGAGTGTGACACAACAGCACTGAGGTGTAAATTTCACTACTCCACACTTAATCCCTGCTGAGATGGAGCTGTGCCACTaccaaaacacaaatatttaatacattttaataaaCAAATTCTGGTTCATGCTTTGTCCAGTGCAAATAGTGACTGTGCCAGTTCCACTTTGCTCTTCCAGTTCTGTGTCAGACAAGGTTTGgtggagctgtggctgaacaGAGGCAGTTTCCTAGGCAACACTTACATAAGTGAATGGAGCACTAGGATGAATCCAAAGGCTTCCTGTCTGAGTGGGCAAGTTTCCTTGCTGGCCACCTGAACCATCCTCTGGTAACAGAAtctgggaaaggaagggaaggacgGAGCTTTAAAGGTTGGATAATGCACAAAATGGCATTGCTTGTGCTGGTGTTGATCCACTTGTCCCTTTCCAGTGTCTCTTCCAAACTGCCGTCACTGAGTTGAACGTTGGTGTCCCTGGAGTGGGCAGGAAGATAATtttttgaagctttttttaaaaagataggAAGAGGAGGATCAGTTCTGAAAACAGTCTGCGGTGCTGTGCAGTTTGTGAATGGTTTCTGAAAGAGATTGTAATAGGATAATTTAagaatctttttctttctctctctctctatacatatatatttacaactttctgcaggaaaaagcCTTTAAATACAATGTCTTTTAATTCCCTTTTGTTCTTGCACAAGCACTTTAACATATATCTCTTCTTGCCACTAGATGGAGATTCCATATCTTCAAATAATGTGCATAAGCTTTGTAGACTTGGTGTTGttaagaggaagaaggagaaacaCTTTTGATGGCTTCCCCTTGGCATGGGGGAACCTTCACCTTCATTAAAACAATTGTGTTTCTCCTTGTGCAGTGTTTGGTGGGTGGAGTGGGCTGGGTTTGGTGCAGCAGAGATGGAAACTCCTGAGTGACTTAATAACAAACCTGTAGAAACTCTGTGTTGTGCAGACTGTCAGCAGGATCAGCCAGGCTGGAACAAAATCTGTCTTCTCCCAGAGTGGGAATAGCCGGGAAGTCACTCCAATTCTTGTTGCACAAACACAGAGCTCTGGTCCACAGACAAGGTAAAAAAATTATAGTTCTGGagcatttttgtttaaaacaaagctAAAAGCTATTACTACTAAAAGTGGAGCAAAGAAGCTTGCTTTCCAATGTGTAACtcttaaatttctgttttcagtacAACACCTCAGGTATTGAGCCCAACCATTGCTGCTCCACCCAACGCGCTGCCTCGACGAAGCTCTCGCCTATTCACCAGTGATAGTTCTACAACCAAGGTACAAACCTCCCAGAGCTGCAAATCCCTGCCTTTACCCATGCCACTGTGCCAATTGCTATTTTCCACATATTCGTAGCAGTTTCAGCAGTTTAAGAGCAGatcctgcagtgagcagggcgTGGCTGGGCATGGTTGCTACACATGGTTTTACACAATTCACTCTCAAGTTTAgatttctgaatttaaaatactctttttatATGTAACTCTCACTTTTCTTATTCACaggaaaatagcaaaaaattaaaaatgaagtttcCACCTAAGattccaaacagaaaaacaaaaagtaaaacaaataagGGAGGAATAACTCAACCAAACTTAAATGACAGTTTGGAAATTACCAAACTGGACTCTTCCATCATTTCAGAAGGGAAAATTTCCGCTGTTGCACCACAAATCCAAGCTTTCACACTacagaaggcagcagcaggtctGTTTGAGCACTGTTGGACTGTAATAGAGTAAAATCTGATCTATCTGGGTTTTAATGTTGCTTCAgtatttccttctttcccatttCATTTAGCCTGCAGCTCTCACCTTTGTATAATAgataaaaactgatttaattcAGCATCTTCTTGTTAACTTAGAAACATGTGAAGAAATATTGAGAGTGGTAATTATCAGCAGATACATCTTGCAAGCTCTGGTCCTTATTAATGATTAAAGTATTTTCAAAGTATTGATATATCAagtattataaattattatgcAATGTATTAATTATGATAATAGAACAAGTAATGTTATTATAAGCGTTATGTTGTTATAAAGTATAActtgaaaattttaaagtatGTCATTTATGACAGTATTATTTTCCTTGGAAACTGATTCAAAGGAGTTACTCATAACCCAGTCATCTCCCCTCAAACAGGAGCTTTATGTAGTCTGTTCTCCCTTGATATTTCccatttgtttaaaaacaagtaTTTATTCAGACAAAATGCTGAATTCCCCTCTTTTGGCTCAGTAATGTTTCCAGGCAGCAAGAGGATGTATCCATGGCTACCAGGCTTGTGGAAACAGCTCAGACCTAGAGAAATGTTtgaagagctgctggaaatgCAGAACTCCACTTGTCCTGAGCCCCAGAGTTTAAGGACTCATTATTTTTTGGCTTACCTTACAGAGGCCGATATTCAGAATATCATGCTCATGTTAATTAAGTGTATCATGTTAAGAGTGTATAAACTTTGTTTGGAAACTCCTGAAAGGTTTCCATAGGTGAATTCAGGAGCAGTTCACAAGGGAGAGCTTTTGGGATTAGCACTTCCAAGTAAATAAATCTCAGctgtcttttttcccttttgttccccacttttatttattgtgtttttctCCTAGAAGGTTTGATGAGCCTTCTCCGGGACATGGGGAAAGGTTATTTAGCCTTGTGCTCGTACAACTGCAAAGAAGCCATCAATATTTTGAGCCATTTGCCATCCCACCACTACAACACAGGCTGGGTGCTGTGCCAAATTGGGAGAGCTTACTTTGAGCTGGCAGAATACATGCAGGTAGGACCTGGGGCCAggccttcctctttcttctctctttgctTTGGCAGTTTTACACAAAACCTTCAGATCTCTTGAAAAATCTATGAGAAGTCTGCAGTTGGGGTAAATGGGTAAATATAAAAGTTACACCTGGAATGGATTTAGATCTTGAATCTGGTTCATTAGAGCTTTTTAATTGAGCTTTTCtcaaacttttttcttcatgttattTCCTCTTGTATCCAACTGTTGGGGTCTCCTCCTTGTGTGTCCTGTCTCTGCCTCCTGCTGTGCTGATGGAATTATTTGCACTGCACTGTTTTAGAATAGATCACTCAATAGTTTGAGCTCTAAACCAAAAACCTTCTCTCCATTGGAGTTAATTCTGGTCACATCAGTGACCCAGTTTCCCTTCCAGCCTCACAAATGAAGCATTGGCACAGCTGAGGTCCTGCCAAACTGCTCCAGAATCAGAAGTGAGCAGTTAAGGGTAATCCCACAGTTTGCCTCTCCTTGGCACTGTTGTCCTGATGTGCCCGTTTGCtaagtttttaaaatactccTTGGCAGAATGTGTGCAGGAGACAAAGGAGTTTTGAGCTGTGCACAAGATTGTTTTGAGATGGAACATGCTGGGTGCTTTCACAGATTATTTAGAAAGGTGAGGGTACAGATTTTaatcacagaattccaggatggtttgggttgaaagagaccttaaagctcacccattcccaccccttccatggcagggacacctcctactgtcccaggctgctccagccccaatgtccagcctggccttgggcactgccagggatccagggacagccccagctgctctgggcaccctgtgccagggcctgcccaccctgccaggaacaattcctgcccaatatcccatctaaccctgccctctggcagtgtaAAACCACTGCCCCTTATCCTGGCACTCTTTGTTGGGATGGTTCACAATCATAACAGGCCTATGAAAGTCTGTTGCACTCTTTCTGATTTTGTGGAGGATGTTTTTGCCTTGCTCAAGCATGGATAGAAACAGGAATGCAGCTGAGTCagcaggagggagagctggCTGCATTCCTGCTGGCATAAGTATCCTGGGATACAGTCACTTCCTTCCCTTGAAAGGAAAGTTCCAGGacctgcagctctgtggaacaCTTAAAAAGCAAAGAGGATGCTCAGGCTGGACATGAAGCTTTGGACCTTGGCCTCTGTGCTCTGCCTTAGTGggtggaattttattttaagtttcatttctgttctcaggctgaaagaatattttcagaagtgaGGAGGATTGAAAACTACAGAGTAGAAGGCATGGAAATCTATTCAACCACACTCTGGCACCTGCAGAAAGATGTTGCCCTTTCAGTTCTTTCTAAGGATTTGACAGACATGGATAAAAACTCACCAGAGGTATAAAATGCTGTGGGCTTGAATGAGAAGAGGGGAGCTGTACATGGTAAAATCAATGATTCAGAACAGAGCTTTGAGCTCTAATCCAGTGTACTCTCCAGTGGGAATACACCTGAACATGGCAAAACTGGAGAGGGAGGTGGCAGGGTTGTCTGTTGAACTGCTGATGCCTGAAATGGCTCCTTAAACTTTGAATATCAACTTAATGTGGAACAAGTTGAAACCTTTTATCTGTTAATGGTTATTTAAATTTGCCTTGGCATGATTCAGCCAGGAAGATCATAGGTTAGTCAgtcacttctgctgctgccagtgtgCAGGGATAAGGAATATCTTTTTCCTGTACCTTTTAATTGCTGTAGTTAATTCACTGgcacttaaaatatttgttctagAATTTATTTGCAGACATGATGTTGCACATTTTAGTACCAAAGTCCATTAATCTGCAGGGTGTGTGGTAATGTAGTCACGATGTGCCAAAACCCAGAAATCTTTCAATGAATGccacagtaaaaataaaagatgtgaATTGATAAATGTGCTCTTAAGAATTGAGAAAACTATAGAGGATATTGGAAATCTTTTTGGTGGAGGAGGAAATCCAATTCATATTGTCCTGTTAGTTTGTCTAAGAGTGGAAGACTCAAACCCAGTGAAGCAGTTGGTGTTTGTAGTAAGATTAGTCAGGATAAAGGGAAATGCAGATTCTAATCCAAGGAGTGGAAAATAGTTATGTGCTTTGACAGTGATGCTAAAAATTTGGGGAAGTGAGGAACCCTGGGCTGTGGTATTTACAGTCGTGGTGGGTgctgagcagcagggaaagaggaggTTGTTGCTAAAATTCTTCCTCTATAGATTTCCAGATTTGTCAGAGGGAGCTGAAGAAATAAAGTACCATCCCCACCTTTGTCATTCTTAAATATCaaagatgttttatttctggCCTTTTCAACAGCTTCAAAAGCTTTAGTCATAAGTCATAAGAGGATCTAATTGGTGCAGACTTGTTGGGTGTGCATGGATTCTCCATTTCTATATTTCAGCTTgcttatttgtttatttattttggaaggTGTATTTAGCCCTGCTTGCCTCACAGGAATGAGCCCCAACTAACTGTTGATTTATTCCTGTTTTTACTTTTGAATCTAGGAGTAAGTTATTTATAGTTATCTAAAGCAATACAGCTAAATGTGTTCAGATCAAACTTAGTCAAACTCAGAGCTGTAAAAAGGggttctgctcctgccctgctgttgTTCCAGGCCTGGTGTGCTGCAGGAAACTGCTTCAGCTTGCAAAGGGAGCACGACATTGCCATCAAGTTCTTCCAGAGGGCCATCCAGGTGGATCCAAACTATGCCTATGCCTACACCCTGCTGGGCCACGAGTTTGTGTTGACAGAAGAACTGGACAAAGCTTTGGCCTGTTTTAGAAACGCCATCAGAGTCAATTCCCGGCACTACAATGCCTGGTAAGTttggctctgtcccctgctgcTCCATGTGGTGCAAAATTCCTTCTGGAGGAACATCTCCTGGATGCTGCCACTGCTATAATTTCATGAAGTCACAGTTTGtgtggaagggaccttacagcccatccagccccaccccctgccatgggcagggacacattccaccaccccaggttgctccaagccctgtccagcctggccagggacacttgcagggatgggacagccaccaTCTACCTACCCCTCTTCCATCCTAGAAGAGAGCAAAGCCATTCCTGCAGAAGATGGGGTGGCTACTTTCACAAGGAAGgcaaaaaaatggaatattttttttgttttcatggatTGTTTAGGCTGTATTAACCCAGCTATTTTGTTCTGCTGGGCAGCATTCTTTGTGCATTATGTTTCCTTAGTTGCAGCTGCAGAGATGAGATCTCAGCTTCTTCATACCTTAAAACACACTTAGTTTCTTACAGCTTTCTAATATATAAAGCAGTAGAAGTTAGATCTGTGAGTGTGAGTCACTCAGTGTTAAtaacttttgtgtgctttttATTTAGCAGTTACTTAGCCAGTCTTCCTGAGTATCACACGTCAGTCCTTCAGCTACCCAATggataaagaaaagaaagaactttTAGACAGATTCGTCCCCCAGGAAATCCCTTCCCACCCTAGATGGGGTTGGCAAAGCTTCAAACCATTCCTTCCATGTCACGCTCACTGACAGAAAGTAATTTGGTTAAAATCCAGTGCTGCTTAGCAGAATTGTTTCTCTGCTGCAGGTACGGGTTGGGAATGATTTATTACAAACAGGAGAAATTCAGTCTGGCAGAAATGCATTTCCAGAAAGCACTTGATATCAACCCTCAGAGCTCAGTCCTGCTGTGTCACATCGGAGTAGTAAGTACACACACTTAACTTgggtggggagaaggggctgGTGTGGAGAGGAGGTGAGGAGGATTCCTCTTCCTGTGAAGAAGCTTGTTCAGACTTGGTCTAGAATTGCCAAATCCTTTTCTAAAGGAGCAGATTGTAAGTAAACACAGTCTAAAGGGTTTGTCCTTGCCCAGCAgatgagcttttatttttccctttttggaaTTGTTCTCTCTTTGTCTGCCAGGTCCAACATGCACTGAAAAAATCTGAGAAGGCTTTGGACACTTTGAACAAAGCGATCAACATTGACCCCAAGAACCCACTATGCAAATTCCATAGAGCCTCGGTGTTATTTGCAAATGAGAAGTACAAGGTCAGTCTTGGTGCTTGTGGCAGCCTTGACATTCCTGTAGCTGGGAGTGGGGATGCCTCGGGAGCTGAATGTTTTCAGGTCACCCTGGGAAGCACCAGGGCTTGCAGGAAGAGCCTGGGACATGGGCAGCATTTGCTTTGGCAAGTGCCACCGTCACCAGGGTGGTGTGTTAAGTGTTTTGATTGTAATAAAATCTGGGGCCAAAAGgtgttgcttttaaaattattattttagtcTGACCCACTATCATGAGTTTATATTAAATTACTAAAAAAACTCAGCCAAGTGCCCCATATCCAATTACAGCAATGAGAGCCAGCTGTTTCCAAGGTTGTATTGTGGAGTGAAAAGTCAGAAGTGAAGCAGTTTTGGGCTGATCCCCTTCTGATCTGACCCCTGTTTAGAATAAGAGAAGATCTTCCCACAGTGTTTATCCAGAGGCTTTTCCTCTGGCCAGTGTTTTTTGGCTCCAGAGGACAAGCCAAGGCTGTTTTGAAACTTGCCTCAGAAATGTGTGTGCACACTGAGAGGGAAAATTTTacttaaaagttttttttatttcaaactgcagactaaatatttttcagttgaACTTCTTAATGATGCCAGGTGACTGTCACTGCAGAGTAAACAGCTCCAGCATCAAGAACTAGTTTAAAAGTAAAGTAGAAGTTTCACTAAAAGTGTTTGGTTTCAAATGCCTAATATAAACACTCTTTCCAACCTTTCAGTCGGCTTTACAAGAACTTGAAGAACTGAAACAGATTGTTCCCAAAGAGTCTCTTGTTTACTTTTTAATAGGAAAGGTAGGTAAAACTTCATTGTGATCATAAGTTCTTTGGCTTCCTTGGCTGCTTAATGAGAAAATTTGATGCCTGTCACCAAGACGCTTCCACTTGGAGCAGTATTGTAAAAATTCCCAAAGCTTTAAATAAGGCTTAGTGCTCACAGCTGTATTATGTGCCAGCTTTTAAATGGAAAGGACAGTTAAAGAGCTGGGGATGATGGTCCATCCCTCAGCAGAGCTGGTTATTTGCACataaaactattaaaatacTGAATCGCATTCTCAAGCATTGTGTCAGAAATACTGAATAAGCAGCTACATTCCAGCCTTTCTTGTGTGAAATGCCAGAGAAGTGATCTGATGACAGAAATCCTTCCCACCACCTCCTCTGCTGATGAGCTTTAAATAACTTCTGCAACTTTCTGCTGGGGGGTGTCTGGTCACTTGGAAGCATCAAGACACTTCCCTCTACCACAGTGCAGGAGAGCTCTCTATCAGCgagatttctttattttgtttaaactggagagagagaaaaggattCGTGCTGAAATGTGTTATTTGTCCAGGAGTAGCTGGACCTCTGAACTGACATGAGTGGGTAGGTCTTGACAAACTGAAGTATTTTCACTGTTCAAATGCTCCACACAGATCAGTAACTTCCTCATCTGCTCTTAATGATAAAGAATCTCTTAGCTGctggtttaattttttatttttaaataggaaCATTTGCTCTTTCTACACAAATTTATTTCCCTTGGGGCTCacataataaatttttttatcCCCCCTCTGTTGCTTTCCCTAAAGCATCACTGAACGGTGACTTGGAACATTCCTTGCCCAAACCTTTTCAAGTAGCAGCTTCATGTAAATAtagccttttctgcttttttaggTTTATAAAAAGCTGGGTCAGACACATCTGGCCCTAATGAATTTCTCCTGGGCAATGGACCTGGATCCCAAAGGAGCCAACAACCAGATCAAGGAGGCCATTGACAAGCGTTACCTGCCCGACGATGAGGAGCCCATCACGCGCGAGGAGCAGATCAGTGAATGTTACCCCTACGAGTCAGGTCTGTGCTCCGGGCactcagctggggcagcagtgCTAGCTTTAAGAAGTGAAA
This sequence is a window from Poecile atricapillus isolate bPoeAtr1 chromosome 27, bPoeAtr1.hap1, whole genome shotgun sequence. Protein-coding genes within it:
- the CDC27 gene encoding cell division cycle protein 27 homolog isoform X3; protein product: MTVLQEPVQAAIWQALNHYAYRDAVFLAERLYAEVHSEEALFLLATCYYRSGKAYKAYRLLKGHSCTTPQCKYLLAKCCVDLSKLAEGEQILSGGVLNKQKSHDDIVMEFGDSACFTLSLLGHVYCKTDRLAKGSECYQKSLSLNPFLWSPFESLCEIGEKPDPDQTFKLTSLQNFSSCLPNTCTTLVSNHNISHRQPESVLMETPQDTIELNRINLESSNSKYSSLNSDSSMSYIDSAVISSDSVPLGSGTAILSKQAQNKPKTGRSLLGGPATLSPLTPSFGILPLETPSPGDGSYLQNYTNSSSVIDVPSTGAPSKKTVSRISQAGTKSVFSQSGNSREVTPILVAQTQSSGPQTSTTPQVLSPTIAAPPNALPRRSSRLFTSDSSTTKENSKKLKMKFPPKIPNRKTKSKTNKGGITQPNLNDSLEITKLDSSIISEGKISAVAPQIQAFTLQKAAAEGLMSLLRDMGKGYLALCSYNCKEAINILSHLPSHHYNTGWVLCQIGRAYFELAEYMQAERIFSEVRRIENYRVEGMEIYSTTLWHLQKDVALSVLSKDLTDMDKNSPEAWCAAGNCFSLQREHDIAIKFFQRAIQVDPNYAYAYTLLGHEFVLTEELDKALACFRNAIRVNSRHYNAWYGLGMIYYKQEKFSLAEMHFQKALDINPQSSVLLCHIGVVQHALKKSEKALDTLNKAINIDPKNPLCKFHRASVLFANEKYKSALQELEELKQIVPKESLVYFLIGKVYKKLGQTHLALMNFSWAMDLDPKGANNQIKEAIDKRYLPDDEEPITREEQISECYPYESVGTDESQESSMTDADDTQLHAVESDEF
- the CDC27 gene encoding cell division cycle protein 27 homolog isoform X4 encodes the protein MTVLQEPVQAAIWQALNHYAYRDAVFLAERLYAEVHSEEALFLLATCYYRSGKAYKAYRLLKGHSCTTPQCKYLLAKCCVDLSKLAEGEQILSGGVLNKQKSHDDIVMEFGDSACFTLSLLGHVYCKTDRLAKGSECYQKSLSLNPFLWSPFESLCEIGEKPDPDQTFKLTSLQNFSSCLPNTCTTLVSNHNISHRQPESVLMETPQDTIELNRINLESSNSKYSSLNSDSSMSYIDSAVISSDSVPLGSGTAILSKQAQNKPKTGRSLLGGPATLSPLTPSFGILPLETPSPGDGSYLQNYTNSSSVIDVPSTGAPSKKTVSRISQAGTKSVFSQSGNSREVTPILVAQTQSSGPQTSTTPQVLSPTIAAPPNALPRRSSRLFTSDSSTTKENSKKLKMKFPPKIPNRKTKSKTNKGGITQPNLNDSLEITKLDSSIISEGKISAVAPQIQAFTLQKAAAGLMSLLRDMGKGYLALCSYNCKEAINILSHLPSHHYNTGWVLCQIGRAYFELAEYMQAERIFSEVRRIENYRVEGMEIYSTTLWHLQKDVALSVLSKDLTDMDKNSPEAWCAAGNCFSLQREHDIAIKFFQRAIQVDPNYAYAYTLLGHEFVLTEELDKALACFRNAIRVNSRHYNAWYGLGMIYYKQEKFSLAEMHFQKALDINPQSSVLLCHIGVVQHALKKSEKALDTLNKAINIDPKNPLCKFHRASVLFANEKYKSALQELEELKQIVPKESLVYFLIGKVYKKLGQTHLALMNFSWAMDLDPKGANNQIKEAIDKRYLPDDEEPITREEQISECYPYESVGTDESQESSMTDADDTQLHAVESDEF